From the genome of Eucalyptus grandis isolate ANBG69807.140 chromosome 2, ASM1654582v1, whole genome shotgun sequence, one region includes:
- the LOC104421391 gene encoding translation initiation factor eIF-2B subunit delta encodes MAVTSLAPRIGVRHGGWPLKLAPQVANEVAMARAGLSYNRKDHKSISIPGPFQTLAIPILSRSSTDRPSPDGGADSDDGSAADPHAAIKPKVRQVGFVPRNAPPEPPARSQSYPAEASSPPLSDSPAGNSLSPVMIPPPRHLSDNLAAYRTPAVPVPETARRRAGHSPVVGSYDPAESLLGTSSPAPSPPSSGRLIGDGEFSDESWLLRRSNSAKFASSFPGGGFDLTAVKAVSAADLASDANVKKTTEKSKGSALEVKNEAIPSSKPLKAKTTKSERRALQESQRAAKVAGRVEGNKSTAAASGRVTSAKAAKQPTQKKDVASAAPSVAASEKKGSDRAPEKDKKKDAPAPRMQFDDKSRVEKAKRRAVVNQTEARNRVELFRHLPQYEQGTQLPDLESKFFLHEPMHPAIYKVGLQYLAGDISGGNARCIAMVQAFQEAIKDYVTPTEKNLNRDLTAKISSYVSFFTECRPLSISMGNAIRFIKNRIAKLPLSLSESDAKTLLCSDIDRFINEKIIVADQVIVRHATTKIRDGDVLLTYGASCIVEMILLYAHEIGKQFRVVVIDSRPKLEGQSLLRRLIAKGLSCTYTHINAVSYIMHEVTGVFLGASSVLSNGTVYSRVGTASVAMVANAFRVPVIICCEAYKFHERVQLDSICFNELGDPDAVLKVPGRMDVNYLSNLQNRENLQLLNLMYDATPSEYVSMIVTDYGMIPPTSVPVIVREYRREQLLI; translated from the exons TGGCAGTTACAAGTCTCGCGCCGCGAATCGGGGTTCGCCATGGTGGTTGGCCGCTAAAGCTTGCTCCTCAAGTTGCGAACGAGGTGGCTATGGCCCGAGCTGGTTTGAGTTACAAC CGTAAAGATCATAAATCGATTTCAATTCCTGGACCTTTCCAAACCCTAGCAATCCCAATTCTCTCTCGCTCAAGCACCGATCGGCCGTCGCCGGACGGAGGAGCAGATTCCGACGATGGATCCGCGGCGGATCCCCACGCCGCCATCAAGCCGAAGGTCCGGCAGGTCGGCTTCGTGCCCCGCAACGCCCCGCCGGAGCCGCCGGCCCGGTCCCAGTCCTACCCGGCGGAGGCCAGCTCGCCCCCGCTCTCCGACTCCCCCGCCGGCAACTCCCTCTCCCCGGTCATGATCCCGCCGCCGCGGCACCTCTCCGACAACCTCGCCGCCTACCGCACGCCCGCCGTGCCCGTGCCCGAGACGGCGCGCCGGCGCGCGGGCCACTCGCCGGTCGTCGGGAGCTACGACCCGGCGGAGTCGCTCCTCGGGACGTCGTCGCCGgccccgtcgccgccgtcgagcGGCAGGCTGATCGGCGATGGGGAGTTCTCGGACGAGTCGTGGCTGCTGCGGCGGAGCAACTCGGCGAAGTTCGCGTCGAGCTTCCCGGGTGGGGGGTTCGATTTGACCGCCGTGAAGGCGGTCTCCGCGGCTGACCTCGCGTCCGATGCGAATGTGAAGAAGACGACCG AGAAGAGTAAGGGGAGTGCTCTGGAGGTGAAAAATGAAGCAATACCTAGTTCAAAGCCGCTGAAGGCAAAAACTACAAAATCTGAAAGGCGGGCCTTGCAGGAGTCTCAGCGAGCTGCAAAAGTTGCTGGAAGAG TGGAGGGAAATAAGTCTACTGCCGCTGCATCTGGCAGAGTCACTTCTGCTAAAGCAGCAAAGCAACCTACACAAAAGAAAGATGTTGCTTCAGCTGCACCCTCTGTGGCAGCTTCTGAGAAGAAAGGAAGTGACCGTGCACCGGAGAAGGACAAGAAGAAAGATGCCCCTGCTCCACGCATGCAATTTGATGACAAGAGTCGGGTGGAAAAGGCTAAAAGGAGAGCTGTTGTCAATCAAACTGAAGCTAGAAATAGAGTTGAGTTGTTTAGACATTTGCCTCAATATGAACAGGGAACACAACTTCCTGATCTCGAGTCAAAGTTTTTTCTGCACGAGCCTATGCATCCTGCTATTTACAAG GTTGGGTTACAGTATTTAGCAGGAGATATTTCGGGCGGCAATGCTCGTTGTATTGCAATGGTGCAAGCCTTTCAAGAGGCCATCAAAGACTATGTAACGCCAACTGAGAAAAATCTCAACAGAGATTTGACAGCAAAAATTAGCAGTTATGTTTCGTTTTTTACTGAGTGCAGACCACTTTCAATCAGCATGGGAAATGCAATTAGATTTATAAAGAATCGAATTGCCAAGTTACCATTGTCTCTTTCCGAATCAGACGCAAAGACTTTGCTTTGCTCTGATATAGATCGCTTTATAAATGAGAAGATTATAGTGGCGGACCAGGTAATAGTCAGACATGCGACGACTAAGATCAGAGATGGGGATGTTCTTCTTACATACGGTGCATCATGTATCGTTGAGATGATTTTGCTGTACGCCCATGAAATTGGGAAACAATTCCGTGTAGTGGTAATTGATTCGCGCCCCAAACTTGAAGGCCAATCATTACTACGTAGGCTGATAGCTAAAGGGCTGAGTTGTACATATACACATATAAATGCAGTTTCTTATATAATGCATGAAGTGACAGGAGTTTTCTTGGGGGCTTCTTCTGTATTGTCTAATGGTACTGTATATTCAAGGGTTGGAACTGCAAGTGTGGCAATGGTTGCTAATGCTTTCCGTGTTCCCGTTATTATATGCTGTGAAGCATATAAATTTCACGAAAGAGTGCAGCTGGATTCAATTTGCTTCAATGAATTGG GTGACCCGGATGCCGTTTTAAAGGTTCCTGGAAGAATGGATGTGAATTATTTGAGTAACTTGCAGAATAGGGAAAATCTTCAATTGCTGAATCTCAT GTATGATGCTACTCCTTCAGAATATGTGTCCATGATTGTCACAGACTATGGCATG ATTCCTCCAACAAGTGTGCCTGTGATTGTCCGAGAATATCGGAGGGAGCAGTTATTAATATAG